A region of Natribaculum luteum DNA encodes the following proteins:
- a CDS encoding HD domain-containing protein, translated as MSEDVVRAAFPELEVIEDDNLRAGVTSAWATAIEENDIDDLTEVPWLPPTQRALGLENERLVSHVRDVTACAVALAETLLERREVTLSVDTVVAGALIHDVSKLAEFDGMAETPVYNLLGHPYYGVYVVATVDLPVELAHIVLSHTSRTPVEPATIEAELIKRADEVAAAAIRSQATDDLRTV; from the coding sequence ATGAGCGAGGATGTAGTCAGGGCCGCGTTTCCCGAACTCGAGGTGATCGAAGACGACAATCTTCGAGCGGGCGTTACCAGTGCGTGGGCGACGGCCATCGAAGAGAACGACATCGACGACCTCACCGAGGTACCGTGGCTGCCTCCAACACAGCGTGCGTTAGGGTTGGAGAACGAACGGCTGGTAAGCCACGTTCGGGACGTAACTGCCTGTGCCGTCGCGCTCGCAGAGACACTTCTTGAGCGGCGCGAGGTCACGCTCTCAGTGGATACGGTAGTTGCTGGTGCACTCATCCACGACGTGAGCAAACTCGCCGAATTCGACGGGATGGCCGAGACGCCGGTCTACAACCTGCTCGGACATCCCTACTACGGAGTCTACGTCGTTGCAACAGTGGACCTGCCAGTCGAACTGGCACACATCGTGCTCTCCCATACGAGCCGAACGCCGGTCGAGCCGGCGACGATCGAAGCGGAACTCATCAAGAGAGCCGACGAAGTCGCAGCAGCCGCCATCCGGTCACAGGCGACAGATGACCTTCGAACCGTATAA
- a CDS encoding DUF7568 family protein, with protein MPRITNWTRESRTPTLAYRNTETGARAVLHRAPDSYAYKWRAAILVDGYPVWSRGFETKEATSVRDALRDKPAPELACPECPNDDVIVGQKSAAGAKVKRWFACPDCGYEAPSKIVYGAER; from the coding sequence ATGCCCCGAATCACCAACTGGACACGAGAGAGCCGAACACCCACGCTGGCATATCGAAACACGGAGACTGGAGCGCGAGCCGTCCTGCATCGTGCACCGGACTCCTACGCGTACAAGTGGCGGGCAGCGATTCTCGTCGACGGCTATCCAGTGTGGTCGCGCGGCTTCGAGACGAAGGAGGCGACCAGCGTTCGGGATGCACTCCGGGACAAACCAGCCCCCGAACTCGCTTGTCCTGAGTGTCCGAACGACGACGTCATCGTCGGCCAGAAATCTGCCGCTGGTGCGAAGGTCAAACGATGGTTCGCCTGTCCTGACTGTGGCTACGAAGCCCCCTCGAAAATCGTCTATGGCGCAGAACGCTAA
- a CDS encoding DUF7511 domain-containing protein, whose product MDGIPENASSTDTSDQNELIHVVIEDPGEADKCVFFPGNATADELHTKWILALEDSYVHLKDAQ is encoded by the coding sequence ATGGATGGAATACCTGAAAACGCCTCTTCAACCGATACTTCGGATCAAAATGAACTTATCCATGTCGTAATCGAAGACCCGGGAGAAGCTGACAAGTGTGTGTTTTTCCCAGGAAATGCAACAGCTGATGAGCTACATACAAAGTGGATTCTTGCTCTCGAGGATTCGTACGTCCACCTAAAAGATGCTCAATAG
- a CDS encoding DUF7563 family protein, whose product MPECDGCGSHVTENYYRVFAVDGDLPACIHCASNREAREAGLRQQ is encoded by the coding sequence ATGCCAGAATGTGATGGGTGTGGCTCTCATGTCACAGAGAACTACTACCGGGTTTTTGCTGTTGATGGTGATCTGCCAGCGTGTATTCATTGTGCCAGCAACCGTGAAGCTCGAGAAGCAGGACTTCGGCAGCAATAG
- a CDS encoding cold-shock protein — protein sequence MANGTVDFFNDTGGYGFISTDDADDDVFFHMEDVGGPDLEEGTDIDFDIEQAPKGPRATNVVRN from the coding sequence ATGGCAAACGGTACGGTTGATTTCTTCAACGACACAGGCGGCTACGGTTTCATTTCGACGGACGATGCGGACGACGACGTGTTCTTCCACATGGAAGACGTTGGCGGTCCGGACCTCGAAGAAGGCACAGACATTGACTTCGATATCGAACAGGCCCCCAAGGGTCCCCGCGCGACGAACGTCGTCCGCAACTAA